A portion of the Polaribacter cellanae genome contains these proteins:
- a CDS encoding alpha/beta fold hydrolase, whose amino-acid sequence MTSNSWKNKGKSINVFGRKLFVIDTGLVSSLTEKPLKETLVILHGYPTSSYDYYKVLPVLIKKYRVIIHDHLGFGFSNKPLDYSYSLIEQADFALQLWKQLNVTKITLLAHDYGTSIATEILARHNKQQIDLQINKLIICNGSIHIELSQLRTIQKLLKSKITGKWVAKLTSYTIFKKNLRNVYFDKTKVTEEELKEMWFQLKQNNGRKVIHLLSNYINERYYFWHRWIGALKETQIPTKIIWAKNDPVAVATIANLLAKEISNNKLFWIENCGHFPMLEKPNEWSKLVLE is encoded by the coding sequence ATGACTTCTAATTCTTGGAAAAATAAAGGAAAAAGTATTAACGTTTTTGGAAGAAAACTTTTTGTAATTGACACTGGTCTCGTTTCGAGTTTAACCGAGAAGCCTCTAAAAGAAACTTTAGTAATTCTTCATGGCTACCCAACTTCTTCTTACGATTATTACAAGGTTTTACCTGTATTAATTAAAAAATATCGCGTAATTATTCACGATCATTTAGGTTTTGGTTTTTCTAATAAACCTTTAGATTACTCCTATTCTTTAATTGAACAAGCAGATTTTGCACTACAACTTTGGAAACAATTAAATGTTACAAAAATTACTTTATTAGCACATGATTATGGAACTAGTATTGCCACAGAAATTTTAGCAAGACACAACAAACAACAGATTGATTTACAGATAAATAAACTAATTATCTGCAATGGTTCTATACACATAGAGTTGTCTCAATTAAGAACAATACAAAAATTATTGAAAAGTAAAATTACAGGGAAATGGGTTGCTAAATTAACCAGTTATACTATTTTTAAAAAGAATTTGAGAAATGTATATTTTGATAAAACAAAAGTTACAGAAGAAGAGTTAAAAGAAATGTGGTTTCAGTTAAAACAAAATAATGGACGAAAAGTAATTCACTTATTGTCTAATTATATTAACGAACGTTATTATTTTTGGCACAGATGGATTGGTGCTTTAAAAGAAACACAAATTCCTACAAAAATTATTTGGGCAAAAAACGATCCAGTTGCAGTTGCTACAATTGCCAATTTGTTAGCTAAAGAAATATCAAATAATAAATTATTTTGGATTGAGAATTGCGGTCATTTTCCAATGTTAGAAAAACCTAATGAATGGAGTAAGCTGGTTTTGGAATAA